The following coding sequences lie in one Argonema galeatum A003/A1 genomic window:
- a CDS encoding DUF3368 domain-containing protein, whose translation MIIVSDTSPINNLAAIKQLYLLQQLYETVIIPEAVYRELTDPDFPVAGAAEVQTFEWIKTCSVSDRTVIEALSNELDMGEAEAIALALELEADQVLIDERRGRLVAARFNLRYTGILGILVEAKSQGLITVVKPLLDALIDEAGFWIAAPLYNSVLRLVDEDDSP comes from the coding sequence GATTAAGCAACTCTATTTACTCCAACAACTTTACGAGACAGTTATTATCCCGGAAGCTGTCTATCGAGAGTTAACTGACCCTGATTTCCCAGTTGCAGGCGCGGCTGAAGTGCAAACTTTTGAGTGGATTAAAACTTGTTCGGTTAGCGATCGCACAGTCATTGAAGCACTCAGTAATGAACTTGATATGGGTGAGGCTGAGGCGATCGCTTTGGCACTGGAATTGGAAGCGGATCAAGTTTTGATTGATGAACGTCGGGGTCGTCTGGTGGCTGCTAGATTTAATCTTCGCTACACGGGGATTTTGGGCATTTTGGTTGAGGCAAAGAGTCAAGGTTTGATTACTGTGGTGAAACCTTTGCTAGATGCTTTGATCGACGAAGCTGGGTTTTGGATTGCCGCACCTTTGTACAACAGTGTTCTCCGGCTTGTTGATGAGGATGACTCGCCTTAA